From Quercus lobata isolate SW786 chromosome 1, ValleyOak3.0 Primary Assembly, whole genome shotgun sequence, one genomic window encodes:
- the LOC115975244 gene encoding uncharacterized protein LOC115975244 isoform X2, with protein sequence MSTTTTAFRRAKWQYPPPAPTPRILHLPRRPRRRQHRNSKTVASKPTCVEARRDRIQGKLETLFDQERAFSRTGIPVVFLDYNGGNVSGGESERRRARVEECSSESSGRCSGMMEEEKWRFQAEMLRAECTLLRMERDIAVKKLERNRVKMEKTLRSSVQTLLSGRKKICEGEDVSVVLEKEILDLAEKLEKLQRSLGLKDFEVRNCSNFDKQATLLQRRLEKFGVTSDEICVKEIQEMAEASLSIKTSCRVDDSFVSSGKCNVDILRRKMEGLSKGILLNRMEEEYRSMLSSANSSASSSKRIEIHNSSSSSIRQPDQDTMSHEDNKCSGRCKAIVRRIVEQVRVETEQWSQMQGMLGQVRVEMEELQASRDFWEDRALNSDHQIQSLHSAVQEWRQKAQSSESKANELQAQMSVLHGELERMRKEQNTVVTRTKNSPGITQDAQNEMEKRVLVCRLKENHLADDNAGKEVSRDRRRKVHTSSGGFMAPKRSPFRDIGNSSLLMRQNSKAIFPLHSPLASSTENFLRE encoded by the exons ATGTCAACAACAACTACAGCATTTAGGAGAGCGAAATGGCAGTACCCACCACCGGCGCCAACGCCAAGAATCCTCCACTTGCCACGCCGACCTCGGCGGAGACAGCACCGCAACTCCAAGACCGTGGCTTCAAAACCCACCTGTGTGGAAGCCAGGCGTGACCGTATTCAAGGCAAGCTGGAGACACTGTTTGATCAAGAGCGTGCCTTTTCAAGAACTGGGATTCCAGTAGTTTTTTTGGACTATAATGGTGGTAATGTTAGTGGCGGTGAGAGTGAGAGGAGGAGAGCGAGAGTTGAGGAGTGCAGTAGCGAGAGTAGTGGCCGTTGTAGTGGTATGATGGAGGAGGAGAAGTGGAGGTTCCAAGCGGAGATGTTAAGGGCTGAGTGCACTTTGCTGAGAATGGAGAGAGACATTGCTGTCAAGAAGTTGGAGAGGAACAGGGTGAAGATGGAGAAGACTCTGAGATCCTCTGTTCAGACTCTTCTTTCt GGAAGAAAGAAGATTTGTGAAGGAGAGGATGTGAGTGTGGTATTGGAGAAAGAGATCCTTGACTTGGCAGAGAAACTAGAGAAGTTACAAAGGAGCTTAGGACTAAAGGATTTTGAAGTTAGGAACTGTAGTAATTTTGATAAACAAGCAACTCTTCTTCAGAGACGGCTAGAGAAGTTTGGAGTAACATCGGATGAGATATGTGTGAAGGAGATACAGGAGATGGCAGAAGCAAGCTTGTCAATTAAAACAAGTTGTAGAGTTGATGATAGCTTTGTTTCAAGTGGCAAATGCAAT GTGGATAttctaagaagaaaaatggaggGGTTGTCAAAGGGGATTTTGTTAAACAGAATGGAAGAGGAGTATAGATCAATGCTCTCTTCGGCAAACAGTTCCGCATCCTCTTCCAAGCGTATTGAAATTCATaattcatcttcttcctcaatAAGACAACCTGATCAG GATACAATGTCCCATGAAGACAACAAGTGCTCAGGACGTTGTAAGGCTATAGTGCGAAGAATTGTAGAGCAAGTTCGAGTTGAGACAGAGCAATGGTCTCAGATGCAAGGGATGCTAGGGCAAGTGAGGGTGGAGATGGAAGAATTGCAGGCTTCTCGAGACTTTTGGGAGGATCGAGCCCTCAACTCTGATCATCAAATTCAATCCCTACACTCTGCT GTCCAAGAATGGAGACAGAAGGCTCAATCATCTgaaagcaaagcaaatgagCTACAAGCACAAATGTCTGTGCTCCATGGAGAACTTGAAAGGATGAGGAAGGAACAAAACACGGTAGTTACAAGGACCAAAAATTCACCAGGAATTACCCAGGATGCACAAAATGAGATGGAGAAAAGAGTACTAGTTTGTCGCTTGAAGGAAAATCATTTAGCCGATGATAATGCCGGTAAGGAGGTCTCAAGggatagaagaagaaaagtacaCACATCAAGTGGTGGATTCATGGCTCCAAAACGATCACCTTTTCGTGATATTGGCAACTCATCATTGTTGATGAGGCAAAATAGCAAAGCCATTTTCCCTCTGCATTCCCCCCTTGCTTCCAGTACAGAGAACTTTTTGAGAGAGTGA
- the LOC115975244 gene encoding uncharacterized protein LOC115975244 isoform X1, which yields MSTTTTAFRRAKWQYPPPAPTPRILHLPRRPRRRQHRNSKTVASKPTCVEARRDRIQGKLETLFDQERAFSRTGIPVVFLDYNGGNVSGGESERRRARVEECSSESSGRCSGMMEEEKWRFQAEMLRAECTLLRMERDIAVKKLERNRVKMEKTLRSSVQTLLSGRKKICEGEDVSVVLEKEILDLAEKLEKLQRSLGLKDFEVRNCSNFDKQATLLQRRLEKFGVTSDEICVKEIQEMAEASLSIKTSCRVDDSFVSSGKCNTVQVDILRRKMEGLSKGILLNRMEEEYRSMLSSANSSASSSKRIEIHNSSSSSIRQPDQDTMSHEDNKCSGRCKAIVRRIVEQVRVETEQWSQMQGMLGQVRVEMEELQASRDFWEDRALNSDHQIQSLHSAVQEWRQKAQSSESKANELQAQMSVLHGELERMRKEQNTVVTRTKNSPGITQDAQNEMEKRVLVCRLKENHLADDNAGKEVSRDRRRKVHTSSGGFMAPKRSPFRDIGNSSLLMRQNSKAIFPLHSPLASSTENFLRE from the exons ATGTCAACAACAACTACAGCATTTAGGAGAGCGAAATGGCAGTACCCACCACCGGCGCCAACGCCAAGAATCCTCCACTTGCCACGCCGACCTCGGCGGAGACAGCACCGCAACTCCAAGACCGTGGCTTCAAAACCCACCTGTGTGGAAGCCAGGCGTGACCGTATTCAAGGCAAGCTGGAGACACTGTTTGATCAAGAGCGTGCCTTTTCAAGAACTGGGATTCCAGTAGTTTTTTTGGACTATAATGGTGGTAATGTTAGTGGCGGTGAGAGTGAGAGGAGGAGAGCGAGAGTTGAGGAGTGCAGTAGCGAGAGTAGTGGCCGTTGTAGTGGTATGATGGAGGAGGAGAAGTGGAGGTTCCAAGCGGAGATGTTAAGGGCTGAGTGCACTTTGCTGAGAATGGAGAGAGACATTGCTGTCAAGAAGTTGGAGAGGAACAGGGTGAAGATGGAGAAGACTCTGAGATCCTCTGTTCAGACTCTTCTTTCt GGAAGAAAGAAGATTTGTGAAGGAGAGGATGTGAGTGTGGTATTGGAGAAAGAGATCCTTGACTTGGCAGAGAAACTAGAGAAGTTACAAAGGAGCTTAGGACTAAAGGATTTTGAAGTTAGGAACTGTAGTAATTTTGATAAACAAGCAACTCTTCTTCAGAGACGGCTAGAGAAGTTTGGAGTAACATCGGATGAGATATGTGTGAAGGAGATACAGGAGATGGCAGAAGCAAGCTTGTCAATTAAAACAAGTTGTAGAGTTGATGATAGCTTTGTTTCAAGTGGCAAATGCAAT ACTGTGCAGGTGGATAttctaagaagaaaaatggaggGGTTGTCAAAGGGGATTTTGTTAAACAGAATGGAAGAGGAGTATAGATCAATGCTCTCTTCGGCAAACAGTTCCGCATCCTCTTCCAAGCGTATTGAAATTCATaattcatcttcttcctcaatAAGACAACCTGATCAG GATACAATGTCCCATGAAGACAACAAGTGCTCAGGACGTTGTAAGGCTATAGTGCGAAGAATTGTAGAGCAAGTTCGAGTTGAGACAGAGCAATGGTCTCAGATGCAAGGGATGCTAGGGCAAGTGAGGGTGGAGATGGAAGAATTGCAGGCTTCTCGAGACTTTTGGGAGGATCGAGCCCTCAACTCTGATCATCAAATTCAATCCCTACACTCTGCT GTCCAAGAATGGAGACAGAAGGCTCAATCATCTgaaagcaaagcaaatgagCTACAAGCACAAATGTCTGTGCTCCATGGAGAACTTGAAAGGATGAGGAAGGAACAAAACACGGTAGTTACAAGGACCAAAAATTCACCAGGAATTACCCAGGATGCACAAAATGAGATGGAGAAAAGAGTACTAGTTTGTCGCTTGAAGGAAAATCATTTAGCCGATGATAATGCCGGTAAGGAGGTCTCAAGggatagaagaagaaaagtacaCACATCAAGTGGTGGATTCATGGCTCCAAAACGATCACCTTTTCGTGATATTGGCAACTCATCATTGTTGATGAGGCAAAATAGCAAAGCCATTTTCCCTCTGCATTCCCCCCTTGCTTCCAGTACAGAGAACTTTTTGAGAGAGTGA